The following proteins come from a genomic window of Natrinema saccharevitans:
- a CDS encoding Single-stranded DNA binding protein has protein sequence MELDDHAEELASDLGVDKEEVKDDLQNLVEYSVPIDEAKQSLRRKYGDGQSGGGGTPSAKDVADIDPDESNVTVTGVVLTAGERSIRYQGDDHVIVEGRLADESGVIDYTAWEDFGLEPGDTITAGNAGVREWDGEPELNLGESTSLSFDAESLDVPYEVGGEAQLADLRTGDRAVTVEVDVLECERRTIDGRDGETEILSGVFGDESGRLPFTNWEPASEIEAGGPVRIENAYVQEFRGVPEVNVSEFSTVSALDREIDVGSDTQTMTVGEAVRTGGIYDVEVVGNLLAVRDGSGLVQRCPECYRVIQKGQCRTHGDVEGIDDLRVKAILDDGTGTVTVVLDDELTERVYDGTLEDALEQAREAMDQEVVADRIRERIVGREYRVRGHLSVDEYGANLDAETFAESDDDPAARAMAFLEEVDA, from the coding sequence ATGGAACTCGACGATCATGCCGAGGAACTCGCCTCCGACCTCGGTGTCGACAAAGAGGAGGTCAAAGACGACCTGCAGAACCTGGTGGAGTACAGCGTTCCGATCGACGAGGCAAAGCAGAGCCTCCGACGGAAGTACGGTGACGGACAGAGCGGCGGTGGCGGGACGCCCTCGGCGAAGGACGTCGCCGACATCGATCCCGACGAGAGCAACGTCACCGTCACGGGCGTCGTCCTGACGGCCGGCGAGCGGTCGATCCGCTATCAGGGCGACGACCACGTCATCGTGGAGGGACGGCTGGCCGACGAGTCCGGCGTCATCGACTACACCGCGTGGGAGGACTTCGGCCTCGAGCCGGGCGATACGATCACGGCGGGCAACGCCGGCGTCCGCGAGTGGGACGGCGAGCCCGAACTCAACCTCGGCGAGAGTACCTCGCTATCGTTCGACGCGGAGTCGCTCGACGTCCCCTACGAGGTCGGCGGCGAGGCACAGCTGGCCGACCTCCGGACCGGCGACCGCGCCGTGACCGTCGAGGTCGACGTCCTCGAGTGCGAGCGTCGCACGATCGACGGCCGCGACGGCGAGACCGAAATCCTGAGCGGCGTCTTCGGCGACGAGAGCGGCCGGCTTCCGTTCACGAACTGGGAGCCGGCCTCCGAGATCGAAGCGGGCGGTCCGGTCCGCATCGAGAACGCCTACGTCCAGGAGTTCCGCGGCGTCCCGGAGGTCAACGTCTCGGAGTTCTCGACCGTCTCGGCGCTCGATCGCGAGATCGACGTCGGCAGCGACACCCAGACGATGACCGTCGGCGAGGCGGTTCGGACCGGCGGCATCTACGACGTCGAGGTCGTGGGCAACCTGCTGGCGGTCCGGGACGGCTCCGGCCTCGTCCAGCGGTGTCCGGAGTGTTACCGGGTCATCCAGAAGGGACAGTGCCGGACCCACGGCGACGTCGAGGGAATCGACGACCTCCGGGTCAAGGCGATCTTGGACGACGGCACCGGCACCGTCACCGTCGTCCTCGACGATGAACTCACCGAGCGGGTCTACGACGGCACCCTCGAGGACGCCCTCGAGCAGGCCCGCGAGGCGATGGATCAGGAGGTCGTCGCCGACCGGATCCGCGAGCGCATCGTCGGCCGCGAGTACCGCGTTCGCGGCCACCTCTCGGTCGACGAGTACGGTGCGAACTTAGACGCCGAAACCTTCGCGGAGAGCGACGACGATCCGGCCGCGCGTGCGATGGCCTTCTTAGAGGAGGTGGACGCATGA
- a CDS encoding phosphate signaling complex PhoU family protein — METRKVQVTGGSTYTVSLPKTWATDNDVSAGTTVEFYPEDDALLLTPQSDIERQEGSLDISSLEGERLTRAVMTMYVSGFDIIRLDAGRITTDQRRAIRDATQGLVGVEVLEETTDSVVIQDLLDSSELSIVNAVTRMRLIAQSMLEDAVTALTENDDDIAEDVIERDDDVDRLWLVVSRIFRATLRSPKAAEELGVPREDCFDFHSSARQLERVADHAAKISNLALKLEEIPEPVADGLEELRTDAATVLEKSMDALFADETEEANRLGHDAREAVLEIDEHTRQIDDMLRDLEPVQAQSLGLIVDSLSRSADYGGNIAETALQKAAPRP, encoded by the coding sequence ATGGAGACGCGAAAGGTCCAGGTGACCGGCGGCTCGACGTACACCGTCTCGTTGCCAAAGACGTGGGCAACCGACAACGACGTCAGCGCCGGAACGACCGTCGAGTTCTACCCCGAGGACGACGCGCTCTTGTTGACTCCCCAGAGCGACATCGAACGGCAGGAGGGGAGCCTCGACATCTCGAGTCTCGAGGGCGAGCGCCTGACCCGGGCCGTGATGACGATGTACGTCAGCGGCTTCGACATCATCAGGCTCGATGCCGGCCGGATCACGACCGACCAGCGGCGGGCGATCCGCGACGCCACTCAGGGGTTAGTCGGCGTCGAGGTCCTAGAGGAGACGACCGACAGCGTGGTCATTCAGGACTTGCTCGACTCCTCGGAACTCTCGATCGTCAACGCCGTCACCCGGATGCGGCTGATCGCCCAGTCGATGCTCGAGGACGCGGTCACGGCGCTGACCGAGAACGACGACGACATCGCCGAGGACGTGATCGAACGCGACGACGACGTCGACCGGCTCTGGCTGGTCGTCTCGCGGATCTTCCGGGCCACCCTGCGATCGCCAAAGGCCGCCGAAGAACTCGGCGTTCCGCGAGAGGACTGTTTCGACTTTCACTCCAGCGCCCGCCAACTCGAGCGCGTCGCCGACCACGCCGCCAAGATCAGCAACCTCGCGCTCAAGCTCGAGGAGATCCCGGAGCCGGTCGCCGACGGGCTCGAGGAGCTACGGACCGACGCCGCGACGGTGCTGGAGAAGTCGATGGACGCGCTGTTCGCCGACGAGACCGAGGAGGCCAACCGACTCGGTCACGACGCCCGCGAGGCGGTTCTCGAGATCGACGAACATACTAGACAGATCGACGACATGCTGCGGGATCTGGAGCCGGTCCAGGCCCAGTCGCTGGGGCTGATCGTCGACTCGCTGTCCCGAAGCGCCGACTACGGCGGGAACATCGCCGAGACGGCGCTGCAGAAGGCCGCCCCGCGGCCCTGA
- a CDS encoding PstS family phosphate ABC transporter substrate-binding protein, which translates to MADNQFGRDTVSRRKFIAGTGVAGMAAVAGCIGSGSEGSDTESLSADGSSTVYPITSKAGSLWNSNPPADDEEYWGPSQYDIDTDENLADYWAGLYGFEANDGGRPPFETSIGLNHTGVGLQKLEEGQVDIGDASAPVSAEFPDRSESDLEPFVDHVVGVDAQPIMVSKAIKDAGLDKITLEEIQAIYTGEISNWDEVEAYEGGSQEIQVIGRAEGSGTDTSFRNNVLGDPDAEMEVDARRGENQQVQTTLEQSDNAIAYAGLAFISDQAPMVNLVIDGTEYTREKMADPGYPLARDLHCYTWEDTSEKEAAFIRMILHPYGQQNFVEPADYLPLTDERREEELGKLPEPSN; encoded by the coding sequence ATGGCAGACAACCAGTTCGGACGCGACACAGTATCGCGACGGAAGTTTATCGCTGGAACCGGTGTCGCAGGGATGGCGGCGGTCGCCGGATGCATCGGGAGCGGTAGCGAAGGGAGCGATACGGAATCGCTATCGGCCGACGGTTCGTCGACCGTTTATCCGATCACGAGCAAGGCCGGCTCGCTGTGGAACTCGAACCCGCCGGCCGACGACGAGGAGTACTGGGGTCCGAGTCAGTACGATATCGACACCGACGAAAACCTCGCGGACTACTGGGCCGGCCTCTACGGCTTCGAGGCGAACGACGGCGGCAGGCCGCCGTTCGAGACGTCGATCGGACTGAACCACACCGGCGTCGGACTGCAGAAACTCGAGGAGGGACAGGTCGATATCGGTGACGCGAGCGCTCCCGTCTCCGCGGAGTTCCCCGACCGGAGCGAGAGCGATCTCGAGCCGTTCGTCGACCACGTCGTCGGCGTCGACGCCCAGCCGATCATGGTGAGTAAGGCGATTAAGGACGCCGGCCTCGACAAGATCACGCTCGAAGAGATTCAGGCAATCTATACGGGCGAAATTTCGAACTGGGACGAGGTCGAAGCCTACGAAGGGGGCTCACAGGAAATCCAGGTCATCGGTCGCGCCGAGGGCTCCGGTACGGACACGTCGTTCCGGAACAACGTCCTCGGCGACCCCGACGCCGAGATGGAAGTCGACGCGCGCAGGGGCGAGAACCAGCAGGTCCAGACGACCCTCGAACAGTCGGACAACGCCATCGCCTACGCGGGCCTCGCGTTCATTTCGGATCAGGCGCCGATGGTCAACCTCGTGATCGACGGCACCGAGTACACGCGCGAGAAGATGGCCGATCCCGGCTATCCGCTCGCTCGCGACCTGCACTGTTACACCTGGGAGGACACGTCGGAGAAGGAAGCCGCGTTCATCCGCATGATCCTGCACCCCTACGGACAGCAGAATTTCGTCGAACCGGCCGACTACCTCCCGCTGACGGACGAGCGTCGGGAGGAGGAACTGGGTAAACTTCCCGAGCCGAGTAACTAA
- the pstC gene encoding phosphate ABC transporter permease subunit PstC, with protein sequence MSDILQTVNQSETDQGTEDRLGSNLHLLAGASLAGSLVTFLVAPWLTGVFVIAFLAIVGYGWFAYQERTAKGLMFLATVSTALVLVLIIAFLFYRSAPAFEHMGLDILYADGDYWSRADDRYSLYPAIWGTVLTTILATIVAAPLGIASAIFISEIAPSWAHELMKPAVETLAGIPSIVYGFIGFTIINGYMMDNFGLNSIGSIIVVGIVVGLMALPTVASVAEDAVASVPDHMKDGAAAIGATEWQTIKSVTLPASFSGVSAAVLLGVGRAVGETMAATVILGNVMQLPEPLYNVFGNTVTLTSLIASQYGNSHGLHREALFAAGVILFITVMALSITAQFIEERMKQNLGGDV encoded by the coding sequence ATGAGCGATATATTACAGACAGTGAACCAGTCGGAGACCGACCAGGGCACCGAAGACCGGTTGGGATCGAACCTGCATCTCCTCGCCGGCGCTTCGCTCGCGGGCTCGTTGGTGACGTTTCTCGTAGCGCCGTGGCTCACCGGGGTTTTCGTCATTGCGTTTCTCGCGATCGTCGGATACGGCTGGTTCGCCTACCAGGAACGGACGGCCAAGGGGCTGATGTTCCTGGCGACCGTTTCGACGGCGCTCGTTCTCGTCCTCATCATCGCCTTCCTGTTCTACCGTTCGGCTCCCGCGTTCGAACACATGGGACTCGACATCCTCTACGCCGACGGGGACTACTGGAGCCGGGCAGATGACAGGTATTCGCTGTACCCCGCTATCTGGGGGACCGTCCTCACGACGATTCTGGCCACGATCGTCGCCGCCCCGCTCGGTATCGCGTCGGCGATCTTCATCAGCGAGATCGCCCCGTCGTGGGCCCACGAACTCATGAAGCCGGCCGTCGAAACGCTCGCCGGGATTCCGTCGATCGTGTACGGGTTCATCGGCTTTACCATCATCAACGGCTACATGATGGACAACTTCGGCCTCAACTCGATCGGGAGCATCATCGTCGTCGGCATCGTCGTCGGACTGATGGCGTTGCCGACGGTCGCTTCGGTCGCCGAAGACGCGGTCGCGAGCGTCCCCGACCACATGAAAGACGGCGCGGCCGCGATCGGCGCGACGGAGTGGCAGACGATAAAGAGCGTCACGCTTCCCGCGTCCTTTTCAGGGGTTTCCGCCGCGGTGCTGCTCGGCGTCGGTCGAGCGGTCGGTGAGACGATGGCAGCGACCGTCATCCTCGGAAACGTCATGCAGCTACCGGAGCCGCTGTACAACGTCTTCGGGAACACGGTTACACTGACCAGTCTCATCGCCAGCCAGTACGGGAACTCCCACGGCCTTCACAGGGAGGCGTTGTTCGCGGCCGGCGTGATCCTGTTCATCACCGTCATGGCGTTGAGCATCACTGCCCAGTTCATTGAAGAGCGTATGAAGCAGAATCTCGGAGGTGACGTATGA